From Equus przewalskii isolate Varuska unplaced genomic scaffold, EquPr2 ChrUn-9, whole genome shotgun sequence, a single genomic window includes:
- the MIR9-1HG gene encoding uncharacterized protein MIR9-1HG isoform X3, whose translation MGWGRRTRSADSDASPPSESLLQSLGMAWPEGGWEGTREKRAPASAEGGRTARERKREASEIPEWIDRCYVIGAASSTPQEARSREREAVQQQGPPSSLSSSQKPGAGHPGRSSLLCFWCHPSHLGRVGAPPPSRPLSSTRVPEPHPAPRTAPGRAKERCQGAGFSVLFCFASSGLGSPARPPTLLGSGFRKKEARPCSPASIFVTLVTLCPLRPLNLLARTQRPLLSSQVRDWTGASDWLSLDPTPRPQLQGGPGRCYAEEEGGIQSFFEELTVQQGRQTHNYMACGDCCPEDVCKVLWEQEIP comes from the exons atggggtggggaagaaggaCCAGGTCTGCAGACTCTGACGCTAGCCCTCCCTCGGAATCCCTCTTGCAGAGTTTAGGGATGGCCTGGCCAGAAGGTGGCTGGGAAGGCACCAGGGAGAAGAGAGCCCCCGCCTCAGCTGAGGGAG GGagaacagcaagagaaagaaagagagaggcaagCGAAATTCCTGAATGGATAGACAGATGCTACGTCATCGGAGCTGCATCCTCCACTCCACAAGAGGCTAGGAGCCGGGAGAGAGAGGCAGTCCAGCAGCAGGGGCCACCGAGcagtctctcttcctcccagaAGCCAG GAGCTGGGCATCCAGGAAGAAGCAGCCTCCTTTGTTTCTGGTGTCATC cTTCTCACCTGGGGCGGGTGGGTGCTCCACCACCCTCCCGCCCTCTTTCCTCCACACGTGTGCCAGAGCCACATCCAGCACCACGGACAGCTCCCGGGCG TGCCAAAGAGAGATGCCAAGGGGCCggcttttctgtccttttttgttttgcttcctcTGGCCTTGGCTCCCCAGCCCGGCCCCCCACCTTGCTGGGCTCAggcttcagaaagaaagaggcaagG CCCTGCAGTCCGGCTTCCATCTTCGTAACTCTGGTGACACTGTGCCCTCTCAGGCCGCTCAACCTCCTCGCTCGGACCCAACGGCCCTTGCTCAG CTCCCAGGTCAGAGACTGGACTGGTGCATCTGATTGGCTAAGCCTAGACCCAACGCCCAGGCCCCAGCTGCAAGGAGGGCCAGGAAG gtgctatgctGAAGAGGAAGGTGGAATACAAAGCTTCTTTGAGGAGCTAACCGTCCAGCAGGGGAGGCAGACACACAATTACATGGCATGTGGAGACTGCTGTCCTGAAGACGTGTGCAAAGtgctgtgggagcag GAAATTCCATGA
- the MIR9-1HG gene encoding uncharacterized protein MIR9-1HG isoform X1, producing MGWGRRTRSADSDASPPSESLLQSLGMAWPEGGWEGTREKRAPASAEGGRTARERKREASEIPEWIDRCYVIGAASSTPQEARSREREAVQQQGPPSSLSSSQKPGAGHPGRSSLLCFWCHRRWPPLAFGTPNSVLEVGNPPEKQRPLCVLLYLEVILEVCTSQGLGASHLGRVGAPPPSRPLSSTRVPEPHPAPRTAPGRAKERCQGAGFSVLFCFASSGLGSPARPPTLLGSGFRKKEARPCSPASIFVTLVTLCPLRPLNLLARTQRPLLSSQVRDWTGASDWLSLDPTPRPQLQGGPGRCYAEEEGGIQSFFEELTVQQGRQTHNYMACGDCCPEDVCKVLWEQEIP from the exons atggggtggggaagaaggaCCAGGTCTGCAGACTCTGACGCTAGCCCTCCCTCGGAATCCCTCTTGCAGAGTTTAGGGATGGCCTGGCCAGAAGGTGGCTGGGAAGGCACCAGGGAGAAGAGAGCCCCCGCCTCAGCTGAGGGAG GGagaacagcaagagaaagaaagagagaggcaagCGAAATTCCTGAATGGATAGACAGATGCTACGTCATCGGAGCTGCATCCTCCACTCCACAAGAGGCTAGGAGCCGGGAGAGAGAGGCAGTCCAGCAGCAGGGGCCACCGAGcagtctctcttcctcccagaAGCCAG GAGCTGGGCATCCAGGAAGAAGCAGCCTCCTTTGTTTCTGGTGTCATCGTAGGTGGCCGCCTTTGGCTTTTGGG ACCCCCAATTCAGTTCTCGAGGTTGGTAACCCACCAGAGAAGCAGAggcccctctgtgttcttctatATCTGGAAGTCATTCTTGAAGTCTGCACTTCCCAAGGTTTGGGAG cTTCTCACCTGGGGCGGGTGGGTGCTCCACCACCCTCCCGCCCTCTTTCCTCCACACGTGTGCCAGAGCCACATCCAGCACCACGGACAGCTCCCGGGCG TGCCAAAGAGAGATGCCAAGGGGCCggcttttctgtccttttttgttttgcttcctcTGGCCTTGGCTCCCCAGCCCGGCCCCCCACCTTGCTGGGCTCAggcttcagaaagaaagaggcaagG CCCTGCAGTCCGGCTTCCATCTTCGTAACTCTGGTGACACTGTGCCCTCTCAGGCCGCTCAACCTCCTCGCTCGGACCCAACGGCCCTTGCTCAG CTCCCAGGTCAGAGACTGGACTGGTGCATCTGATTGGCTAAGCCTAGACCCAACGCCCAGGCCCCAGCTGCAAGGAGGGCCAGGAAG gtgctatgctGAAGAGGAAGGTGGAATACAAAGCTTCTTTGAGGAGCTAACCGTCCAGCAGGGGAGGCAGACACACAATTACATGGCATGTGGAGACTGCTGTCCTGAAGACGTGTGCAAAGtgctgtgggagcag GAAATTCCATGA
- the MIR9-1HG gene encoding uncharacterized protein MIR9-1HG isoform X2 produces the protein MAWPEGGWEGTREKRAPASAEGGRTARERKREASEIPEWIDRCYVIGAASSTPQEARSREREAVQQQGPPSSLSSSQKPGAGHPGRSSLLCFWCHRRWPPLAFGTPNSVLEVGNPPEKQRPLCVLLYLEVILEVCTSQGLGASHLGRVGAPPPSRPLSSTRVPEPHPAPRTAPGRAKERCQGAGFSVLFCFASSGLGSPARPPTLLGSGFRKKEARPCSPASIFVTLVTLCPLRPLNLLARTQRPLLSSQVRDWTGASDWLSLDPTPRPQLQGGPGRKFHDLSYSCLGKSFPMSNQDLYC, from the exons ATGGCCTGGCCAGAAGGTGGCTGGGAAGGCACCAGGGAGAAGAGAGCCCCCGCCTCAGCTGAGGGAG GGagaacagcaagagaaagaaagagagaggcaagCGAAATTCCTGAATGGATAGACAGATGCTACGTCATCGGAGCTGCATCCTCCACTCCACAAGAGGCTAGGAGCCGGGAGAGAGAGGCAGTCCAGCAGCAGGGGCCACCGAGcagtctctcttcctcccagaAGCCAG GAGCTGGGCATCCAGGAAGAAGCAGCCTCCTTTGTTTCTGGTGTCATCGTAGGTGGCCGCCTTTGGCTTTTGGG ACCCCCAATTCAGTTCTCGAGGTTGGTAACCCACCAGAGAAGCAGAggcccctctgtgttcttctatATCTGGAAGTCATTCTTGAAGTCTGCACTTCCCAAGGTTTGGGAG cTTCTCACCTGGGGCGGGTGGGTGCTCCACCACCCTCCCGCCCTCTTTCCTCCACACGTGTGCCAGAGCCACATCCAGCACCACGGACAGCTCCCGGGCG TGCCAAAGAGAGATGCCAAGGGGCCggcttttctgtccttttttgttttgcttcctcTGGCCTTGGCTCCCCAGCCCGGCCCCCCACCTTGCTGGGCTCAggcttcagaaagaaagaggcaagG CCCTGCAGTCCGGCTTCCATCTTCGTAACTCTGGTGACACTGTGCCCTCTCAGGCCGCTCAACCTCCTCGCTCGGACCCAACGGCCCTTGCTCAG CTCCCAGGTCAGAGACTGGACTGGTGCATCTGATTGGCTAAGCCTAGACCCAACGCCCAGGCCCCAGCTGCAAGGAGGGCCAGGAAG GAAATTCCATGATCTTTCTTATTCCTGTCTTGGGAAGTCCTTCCCAATGTCTAACCAAGATCTGTACTGCTGA